One Halobaculum sp. CBA1158 DNA segment encodes these proteins:
- a CDS encoding DNA polymerase domain-containing protein, whose translation MDGERRAKKGADGRDIIRESDDPKEIAALESCSAAIKWILVSCFGYQGFSNAKYGRIECHEAINAFAREILIDAKAALEAGGWRVLHGIVDSIWVTPAPDVGETERRPLEAIAQEVSTEVGIELEYEGAFEWVAFCPRRGGDGGALTRYFGRRRGESYPEEGVGEAVKARGIECRQDDTSTWISRLQAALIRTLDRTHDVEAVVGELRRWLRRLEDGDVDLSELLVTQRVSKRAQQYRDETVTVAALKRAKWKDCALEPGQRVEYLVVDDDATGLGRVRLGYESLGRYDVEWYRREAIRAAESVVSPLGWDRKRIQRVVSGVVEPSLGEFG comes from the coding sequence GTGGATGGTGAGAGGAGGGCTAAAAAGGGCGCGGATGGGCGTGATATAATTCGCGAGTCAGATGATCCCAAAGAGATCGCAGCGTTGGAGTCGTGCTCGGCGGCGATCAAGTGGATCCTCGTGTCGTGTTTCGGCTACCAGGGCTTCTCGAACGCGAAGTACGGCCGCATCGAGTGCCACGAAGCAATCAACGCCTTTGCCCGGGAGATTCTGATCGATGCGAAAGCTGCACTAGAAGCCGGCGGGTGGCGTGTGCTGCACGGGATCGTCGATTCGATCTGGGTGACGCCCGCGCCTGATGTTGGTGAAACCGAGAGACGGCCGCTCGAAGCGATCGCGCAGGAGGTGAGTACGGAGGTGGGCATCGAGTTGGAGTACGAGGGTGCCTTCGAGTGGGTCGCTTTCTGTCCGCGTCGCGGTGGCGATGGTGGGGCGCTCACGCGGTACTTCGGGCGGCGTCGTGGCGAGTCGTATCCAGAGGAGGGTGTGGGTGAGGCGGTGAAGGCCCGGGGGATCGAGTGCCGCCAGGACGATACCTCGACGTGGATCAGTCGGTTGCAGGCGGCGTTGATCCGGACGTTGGACCGGACGCACGACGTGGAGGCCGTCGTCGGGGAACTGCGGCGGTGGCTCAGGCGGCTAGAGGATGGGGACGTTGACCTGTCGGAGTTGCTGGTGACCCAGCGGGTGTCGAAGCGCGCCCAGCAGTATCGGGATGAGACCGTGACGGTGGCGGCGTTGAAGCGTGCGAAATGGAAGGACTGTGCGCTCGAACCCGGACAGCGCGTCGAGTATCTGGTGGTGGATGATGACGCGACGGGGCTGGGGCGGGTGCGACTTGGGTATGAGTCGTTGGGGCGGTACGATGTGGAGTGGTATCGCCGTGAGGCGATTCGGGCCGCCGAGAGTGTGGTCTCGCCACTTGGGTGGGATCGCAAGCGGATTCAGCGGGTGGTGTCGGGCGTTGTGGAGCCGTCGCTGGGGGAGTTTGGGTAA
- a CDS encoding DEAD/DEAH box helicase, whose product MPSNELYPLEEIIDAIEELHDNQPFVTTSDIAEVVGCSRETARQKFYELVDDGALESQKIGARAKVWYDPRYVTHRSEPTSDSQKNEPDTADNETGTEPQDRDSATSQIPDEDDERVLFFPSRREVVIASPTDQSQRTLAQTAHLIDSTGDGYLYKIGQVDIWNAPYDSFDKLRRDLLDLIGQDKWDGGFESRIRDDWDRAHQFRLFTHPDGHVVLEAADSDVFENVAKRKLEYGDHYSKFISDTQLRVTNGSAAAVKEELYDAGYPVTDERRLEEGSKLDIELSSDIQLRDYQQDWVEQFSIRRSGVFVGPSGSGKTIAAIGAMEAIGGETLIIVPNRELAQQWKDELTEKTTLSSRQIGQYHGGTKQIRPVTIATYDTASMSRHRELFNERDWGLVIADECHHSAASTWKRFREIQSKARLGLSATPVREAQDSKEIYTLIGPPIGTDWGSLFAEGWVEKPDVELIPVPWDSKQSRDRYQRASGSKQQIEAARNPKKHEVIRSLLQEHEGQKTLIFVDWIKQGKDLADDLGLPFVYGETDHSDREDIYDAFRAGDLEALIISRVGDEGIDLPDAEVAILASTMGSSRSQTGQRAGRTMRPLGDASVYILLTKGSGEEDWGRESTQYLAEKGVDVTKTVWDDV is encoded by the coding sequence ATGCCCAGCAATGAACTGTATCCTCTCGAAGAAATTATAGATGCGATCGAGGAGCTACACGATAACCAACCATTCGTTACGACCAGCGATATTGCCGAGGTAGTTGGTTGTTCAAGAGAAACTGCCAGGCAGAAGTTCTACGAGCTCGTCGACGACGGTGCGCTCGAATCCCAAAAGATCGGCGCTCGAGCAAAGGTCTGGTATGACCCACGCTATGTAACGCACCGCTCCGAGCCCACATCAGACAGCCAAAAAAATGAACCCGATACCGCCGACAATGAAACAGGTACTGAACCACAGGATCGTGACTCTGCTACGAGTCAAATCCCGGATGAAGATGACGAGCGAGTCCTCTTCTTCCCGAGTCGCCGTGAGGTCGTTATCGCTTCGCCGACCGACCAGAGCCAACGGACGCTCGCTCAGACAGCTCACCTGATCGACTCGACTGGAGATGGCTACCTCTACAAGATCGGTCAAGTGGACATCTGGAATGCGCCGTATGATTCGTTCGACAAGCTACGGCGAGATCTCCTCGATCTCATTGGACAGGACAAGTGGGATGGCGGGTTCGAGAGTCGGATCAGGGACGACTGGGACCGCGCCCACCAGTTCCGTTTGTTCACCCACCCTGACGGCCACGTTGTCCTCGAGGCCGCGGACTCAGATGTCTTCGAAAACGTCGCCAAGCGGAAGTTAGAGTACGGGGATCACTACAGCAAGTTCATTTCGGACACGCAACTTCGTGTGACTAACGGGAGTGCTGCAGCGGTCAAAGAGGAACTGTACGATGCAGGATATCCAGTAACTGATGAACGGCGGCTCGAAGAGGGGTCCAAGCTCGACATCGAACTCTCTAGCGACATTCAACTTCGAGACTACCAGCAGGATTGGGTCGAGCAGTTCTCGATTCGGCGTAGTGGGGTGTTCGTAGGTCCATCTGGGAGTGGAAAGACCATCGCAGCAATCGGCGCGATGGAGGCTATCGGTGGGGAGACACTCATCATCGTTCCGAACCGAGAACTTGCCCAGCAGTGGAAAGACGAACTCACCGAAAAAACCACGCTCTCTTCCAGACAGATTGGACAGTATCACGGTGGCACGAAGCAGATCCGGCCTGTAACGATTGCAACATACGATACAGCGTCGATGAGCCGCCACCGCGAACTGTTCAACGAGCGGGATTGGGGGCTTGTGATCGCTGACGAGTGCCACCACTCAGCTGCCTCAACGTGGAAGCGTTTCCGAGAGATTCAGTCAAAGGCACGACTCGGTCTGTCTGCTACTCCGGTGAGAGAGGCCCAAGATTCGAAGGAGATCTACACGCTCATTGGACCGCCGATCGGGACCGATTGGGGTTCGTTGTTCGCAGAGGGATGGGTTGAGAAGCCCGATGTCGAGCTGATCCCGGTTCCGTGGGACAGTAAGCAGTCCCGTGACCGGTATCAACGTGCGTCAGGAAGCAAACAGCAGATCGAGGCGGCGCGTAATCCGAAGAAGCACGAGGTGATCCGGTCGCTTCTCCAGGAGCACGAAGGTCAAAAGACACTGATATTCGTCGACTGGATCAAGCAGGGGAAGGATCTCGCAGATGATCTTGGACTACCGTTTGTCTACGGTGAGACTGACCACAGCGATCGCGAGGACATCTATGATGCATTCCGGGCTGGCGATCTTGAAGCGCTCATCATCTCCAGAGTTGGTGACGAAGGGATTGACCTCCCGGACGCCGAGGTAGCAATCCTCGCGTCGACGATGGGATCGTCGCGGTCTCAGACCGGACAGCGAGCAGGACGGACCATGCGGCCGCTGGGAGATGCTTCTGTTTATATCCTTCTCACGAAGGGGTCGGGCGAGGAGGACTGGGGCCGGGAGAGTACGCAATACCTCGCTGAGAAGGGGGTGGATGTGACGAAGACCGTATGGGACGACGTGTAA